Genomic DNA from Oncorhynchus clarkii lewisi isolate Uvic-CL-2024 chromosome 5, UVic_Ocla_1.0, whole genome shotgun sequence:
gatagtccggttagctaatgtgcgggagcactggttggtcggcccaattgaggtagtatgtacatgaatgtatagttaaagtgactatgcatatatgataaacagagagtagcagcagcgtaaaaagagggtttGGGGCATttaattacctgttcaggagtcttatggcttgggggtaaaaactattgagaagcctttttgtcctagacttggcactccggtaccgctttccatgcggtagtagagagaacagtctatgactggggtggttgggatctttgacaatttttagggccttcctctgacaatgcCTGGtggagaggtcctggatggcaggcagcttaggcccagtgatgtactgggtcgtacgcactaccctctgtagtgttccttgcggtcggaggccgagcagttgccgtaccaggcagtgatgaaaccagtcaggatgctctcgatgttgcagctgtggaaccttttgaggatctcaggacccaggccaaatctttttagcttcctgagggggaataggctttgttgtgccctcttcacgactgtcttggtgtgtttggaccattctagtttgttgttgatgtgaacaccaaggaacttgaagctctcaacctgctctactacagccctgtcgatgagaatgggggcatgctcggtcctccttttcctgtagtccacaatcatctccttattcttggttacgttgagggataggttgttattctggcaccacacggccaggtctctgacctcctccctataggttgtctcatcgttgtctgtgatcaggcctaccactgttgtcatctgcaaacttaatgatggtgttggagtcgtgcctggccatgcagtcatgggtgaacagggagtacaggaggggactgagcacgcacccctgtggagctccagtgttgaggatcagcgtggaatatgtgttgctacctacctttaccacctgggggcggcccgtgttccttttgtccaggtgggaaagggtagtgtggagtgcaatagagattgcatcatctgtggatctgtttgggtggtgtgcaaattggagtgggtctagggtttctgggataatggtgttgatgtgaggaattaccaacctttcaagcacttcatggctatggacgtgagcgctacaggtctgtagtcattttggcaggtttcctttgtgttcttgggcacagggactatggtggtctgctagaaacaacaaatgttccttttgttccataaagatattttttatatccaaatacctccgttagtttggtgcgttatgcccaggaatccaccgtaaagagcggtcatgacaacgcagacaaaaattccaaattatatccctAATGTCCACAAACATGTcagacgttttttataatcaatcctcagggtgtttttcaaatatctattcgataatatatcaaccggaacagttggcttttcactaggaccgggagtaacaatggccgcctttctcttttgcgcacaattcactctgagagcccccacctatccacttacgcaatgtggttgttcacgctcattcttcaaaataaaagcctgaaactatgtctgaagactgagAATGGTGGCATGGTCAGGgaaacctagtggttagagagttggactagtaaccggaaggttgcaagttcaaacccccgagctgacaaggtacaaatctgttctgcccctaaacaggcaggtaacccactgttcctaggccgtcattgaaaataagaatttgttcttaactgacttgcctagttaaataaactgttgacaccttgaggaagcgataggaaaaggaatctggttgatatccctttaaatggagcaatgggaggctatggaacatggagttttcaaaatagaagccgcttcctggtttgatttttctcagggcaatatcagttctgttatactcacagacaacatttagaccgttttggaaactttagagtgttttctatcctaatctgtcaattatatgcatattctagcatctggtcctgagaaataggccatttactttgggaacgttatttttccaaacataaaaatagtgccccctagcttcaagaggttattaaCTTCTTTGgaatcggtgtcccttccacgggacgtttgagctaacgtaggctaatgcgatgaGCAtgatttcccaggacatagacatatctgatgttggcagaaagcttaaatctaatctaatctaactgcactgtccaatttacagtagctattacagtgaaataataccatgctattgtttgagaagagtgcacaattttgaacatgaaaagttattaataaacaaattaggcatatttgagcagtcttgatacaacatttaacATAAATGTAATGGCACATACACTGCAAAATGtatattgcacctgggctgggATAATactttatggcctttctcttgcatttcaaagatgatggtacaaaaaaatacaaaataacgatTGTTGTTTTcttttatcttttaccagatctattgtgtgttattctcctacattcctttcacatttccacaaacttcaaagtgtttcctttcaaatggtaccaagaatatgcatatccttgcttcaggcgAAAATTTTAAAAAGGTGTGGATGGCAGGCCATTGTTTTATTTTCCCATctcaaaggttaaataaaaaagactATAGTAtgtgcctattaagtgccaaataaagtaacatggTTTACCATAACAGGGTTGAAGACATCGCCTTAATAAATCCAATTGTGACAGGAGGATTGGAAgtttgttgtgtgtaacagggagtGGTAATTTAATGCAAACTTCACAAAACTGGACATTAAATTGTTCAAACATTTTTAGCCTGTCTATCTAGGTGTAATAGGGTTAATGTGTTATGCTTGACCTGCTCATTttcccaccacaaaacaccagaaaatggttaaacagagtagaaccagctcacctgctttatGATTTCGCATAACAGTTCACATAGCAGGGTCGACCTTTAAATGagggacatgtttttttttttaccttaataTGAATCACATGAAATgaataataatcttcagaaatgactgtcgaagcaacaaaataactacaaTGATGCTGTAAACTTGGATAAATGTTGGGGTTAAAATCCTCCTAGAAGTCAGAGGATGTACAAAGGGACATGTCAAAATACTGCATTTTATTGAAtgttccatgtggtctatattaaagggcacatcatttaatataacatgcttttaaaattcaatatttgtGCTCAATATCTACTTAAAATATAATCACTCGTTTCATTGAACAACCCATGTACAGTTTACTACTGTGAATGTCCCAAAGGTTTTTATTTTTGTCCCATAGGTATTACTGGAAAGGGGAGATTCAAGATGCGACGGAAATTCTGATGGTAAAGTTATTTAGTAGAGCTATGCTTTCATGTCTCTGGCCGGTCGTTCAGTATTACACTGGTTGTTGAAACCAACTTTCCAGAGTAATAGCTAGGATTTTTCTGCATTGTAGTTGGTGAAGACGAGGACCTCGAAGACCCAAAGGCTCATAGACTATGTCAAgtaagttacattttttttttttaatagaaatTATCCCAAGCAGTTGGGTCTCGGGAAACAGAACTTCAGGTCTCAGGAAGGCAGTAGCAAAGCTAACTTAGGCACCTGCTACATAATGTATGTGTTGTTGCTCCTCCCCAGGTCTGTGCATCCCTATGAGACTCCAGAGGTGCTTAGTTTCCCTGTGGAGGACGGGAGCCTGCCCTATTTGAAGTGGGTGGATGAGGCTGTTCCTGACGACTGACCAATGAGGGAGAATATCCTCAATGACTTGTGATCTTATTGGACGTGAATCTCCAATCTATTGGTTAACTGGAGAGTAAGGTTGGCTGGGAACCAGCAAGCTTTGGATTGGCTTGAGGGGTTCCAAGTTCAAACTCTTGCTTTTGAACTTGATCCACAGATGCTAAATGTTTAGCTCCTCCCACCATGACATTGATATTGACTCAGTTGTTTTGGCTGTTTTATACAGGTCCTGTTGTTGCCATTGAAATTCCGAGCTTGACATGACCTCTAACGTTCAATGTCAGGTTGTCAGAGCTGAAAGAGTTTGTAGCTCCAGATATGCAGATAATTATCTCGAaaaaacattaaacattaaaTAATAATATTCAGTGTTGATTCAAGGTATTAGGTACATTAGACTGTTTATTTAAAATAATTTATATTGCATTGTATTTCTAAAACATCAGATTCATGTTAGATTAAATCACATTCCTTTTACttatctggtttctctctagaTGACAGAGCACCCCTGTTTACCGTTTCACTGTGAACCAAAAAGTTGATTGCACTGCATTTTGAGAGGGAATCTTGAACACGGTTTGAGATTTGTGTTCTAAGGATAACTTTTTGTAATATATGATGGCACAAATGCGTTCCTTATTCCTTAAGGTGATACATACAGTttaagtctgaagtttacatacaccttaaccaaatacatttcaactctgtttttcacaattcctgacatttaatccaagtaaaaattccctgtcttaggtcagttaggatcaccactttattttaagaatgtgaaatgtcagaataatagtagagagatttatttatttcagcttttatttctttcatcacaatcccagtgggtcagtagtttacatacactcaattagtatttggtagcatcgcCTTTAAATTTTGCTTCgatatttccacataattttcccgcctcatgatgccatctattttgtgaagtgaacccatccctcctgcaacaaagcacccccacaacatgatgctgccacccccgggcTTCAtggttggatggtgttcttcggcttgcaagcgtccccttTTCTCCCAAacatatggccaaacagttcctacttttttttaatgaaaaaaaatagatctttgtccccatgtgaaaagtacgatctttgtccccatgtgcagttgcaaaccatagtttgTTTTTTTtgggcagtggcttcttcctttctgagggGCCTTTCAGTTAAtgtgatataggactcattttactgtggaaatataaacttttgtacctgtttcctccagcatcttcacaatggccctttgctgttgttctgggattgatttgcactttgacaccaaagtacgttcatctctaggagacagaacgtgtctccttcctgagtggtatgacggctgcatggtcccatggtgtttatacctgcgtactattgtttgtacagatgaatgtggtaccttcaggcatttggaaattgctaccaaggatgaaccagacttgtggaggtctacaaaaaaaattctgaggtcttggctgatttcttttgattttcccatgatgtcaaacaaagaggcactccATTTGatggttggccttgaaatacatccactgactcaaattatgtcaattagcctatcagaagcttctaaagccatgacatcattttctggaattttccaagctgtttaaaggtacagtcaacttagtgtatgtaaacctcggacccactggaatggtgatacagtgaattataaatgaaataatctgtaaacaattttggGAAAaatttgtcatgcacaaagtagatgtcccaaccaacttgccaaaactatagtttgtaaacaagaaatgtgtggagtggttgaaaaactagttttaatgactccaacctaagtgtatgtaaacttccgacttcaactgtatacgttGTACGTACCACGTACAAGTCTGAATTTGATGGTGGGGTGGGAGCTTTTACaggtcatattttttttaaagagaatGTTTATTGAAAGACAAATATTTAATCTATTTCCACATTCATATACCCTATCcaaattttcagttttttttgccTTACGTGAAGATGAGATTAGGAACATGCACTACCACTCAAATTCAATGTATACTGTAGTTTGTTGTGTTTATGCATCTTTAGCCAGTGATCCGTGGCTCTTAGATCCAGAGAGGAAGCTGTGTCCACATTAAACACATCCCCCTGAGTACACAGAGCACAGAGAATAAAGGTCCAGCTGTTCAGGTCCCAGACGGACCCGGGCCTGGTGAAAGCAGGGACTGGGTAACACACATTAAAGCAGTCTGGTCACTGTTTACATTGGATACTGTACTGAGCTCTGAGCTCAGTGAACATAGtgtacactgactgactgaacgtTTTTCTCAAACAGGCCCAGTCTGAGGGGATTGACTTATCATGGTACAATTGTCAGAGGAAGTTTTGTTTGCTTCCTCTGAGACTTACATACCAATGCTGGTTAAACTATTCTATAATTTGATGCAGCCATACTCGCTTACCTCGCTGAAGTTAGAATGGGGGTTAGTCCCAAATTCTGGCATCAAGACCTCACAAAGGAAATGCCGACATTGCTAAGCAAGGTTTTGTTCCTGTGGATTTACCAATAATCCACTTTACCCCAAAGGTCAGCAGATGGATGTGGAAAGGGTCAGTATGTCCTAACTGATTTATTTCCGTGAATGAGTGACTAACTGGGTTTGTAGGTTAGATGGGGACACTACAGCCACTATTTTGAAATTGTCAAGTGCTGCAGTAATATTGCAATGCCATTAGAGGGCACTGCTACTGTAGGGTACTCATCACACACATCCAATAACTTTGGACTTCTAACACTTAACATATTATTCTAGTTTAAGTGGTATGTTGCCTAAGAGATTTTTACATttgttgtcatttagcagacgctcttatccagagcaacttacaataGTAGAATAcatttctgtgtttttttttcataGTGGTCACCCCCGGAAATTGAGCTCAACCCTGAGCTGTGTTCGAATAACTGTACTAACACattgtatactacatacttaatgagtatatactacctactatatactattagttcattttagtgtACTGTAAACGGAAccgtatcctttcagttgagcgtcTAGCGCTTCTCCGgactaccggaagttgatgctgttgctatgcaacctcttgcaagcaacctcttgctagctagttagcataaacAAATGACTAGTTAGACATTTTATGACTTCGGGTGTGTTGCCAGAGGGCGCTCATacattcagagcattgtcagattgtaaAGAGCGTTACGCTCTCGGAGAACACACTGGACGCTCGGgcggaggagtagggttgatttgagcattctgaccttacaacggcagtcaagcacccaagctaacgttgCTAGCTTattagctacttccagacacaaatgagagtgatcactctgaccattttacttgccctagcagagcagggtaggctgttttcatgttatctagagcgttggTGATTAACTGTGTTACTGGCAACAATTTAAAAACAATTTTTTACTGACTATCTGACACCGGCCAAATTCATTATTCTGTGCATTATTCTGTGCTCACATGAGTGCAGTGATGCCAatttagcaattttgttgctagatttagcaactttttttcaaacagcacctagcaacaaatttagctacttttaaaaatgtattttgaacttttagcaacttttgaaaagtggctaaaatgcacgcattttccctctaaatgacacaaaaacGATTTTTCACTGTCACAACACACGTGCCTGGCTCcaaaagtgcattgtgagtgacgTCAGCAGCAGGCGAGCAGCAATTTCAGCAAATTGAAAATCATTGTTGGCTCactgcagcagtagtagtacagGTTCGACGAGCCAAACCCAATGAATATAGTTTGTCAcgaatgtttgatcttgaacagaacttacaacatGTCTCAATCAAATTTGTACAGCCAGAAGAACAGAAAAGAGTGGGAGTCTGTacctgaacaaatgtcaaatcatatttttcgttgagatggccagtcaatttgagtaacgttattgtgtattctacgtaatgacgcagttttacgttatcacgcaatgacatcacaacgTAATTTAGCAACAAATCAATCTGCCTCTAGcacatcttttttggcattgtatgcatgtaagaaaactgtggcaagacatcagtaggtttataattgaacacatttatgaagattttacactattgtggagagtttggattctttacatacaatagaaataagcggaatcatttttatgtaattaatttcattattcttttggccaaatgtcatatacacaaatgtaaatttacaaacagaaaaccacattttcgtaccctacaaaaagaaatgtaactgtattttaagacagttaaatgctctactaacaaaaaagctgttataattgtaagtatatgcatgtcctttaaggtccttgtgtaattgtaatgtgatattgtaccccctagctcgattgtctattgtttgtaatctatgtatgcttgtgttccctcatgtgctttatgtattgatttgaaattaataaaaaattaaaacatcTGCCTCTAGCAATTTACCCTGAAaattagttggcaacactgcaTGAGGGCTCTGAAATCAAAATCGGAGTAGGTAGCCAGAGCAAATTTATGAAAGCTTCCGAAcgtccattgagaacgcacaatTACTATAtaatttagctaagctaagaatgactgGAATaatcaataaacgttgggtagttattTGGATAGCCCATACATAATAttagtggaacgacatttattggatatttcaaacttttttaacaaatcaaaaactgaaaaattgggcgtgcaaaattattcagcccctttactttcagtgcagcaaactctctccagaagttcagtgaggatctctgaatgatccaatgttgacctaaatgactaatgatgataaatacaatccacctgtgtgtaatcaagtctccgtataaatgcacctgcactgtgatagtctcagaggtccgttaaaagcgcagagagcatcatgaagaacaaggaacacaccaggcaggtccgagatactgttgtgaagaagtttaaagccggatttggatacaaaaagatttcccaagctttaaacatcccaaggagcactgtgcaagcgataatattgaaatggaaggagtatcagaccactgcaaatctaccaagacctggccgtccctctaaactttcagctcatacaaggagaagactgatcagagatgcagccaagaggcccatgatcactctggatgaactgcagagatctacagctgaggtgggagactctgtccataggacaacaatcagtcgtatattgcacaaatctggcctttatggaagagtggcaagaagaaagccatttcttaaagatatccataaaaagtgttgtttaaagtttgccacaagccacctgggagacacaccaaacatgtggaagaaggtgctctggtcagatgaaaccaaaattgaactttttggcaacaatgcaaaacgttatgtttggcgtaaaagcaacacagttgaacacaccatccccactgtcaaacatggtggtggcagcatcatgggttgggcctgcttttcttcagcagggacagggaagatggttagaattgatgggaagatggatggagccaaatacaggaccattctggaagaaaacctgatggagtctgcaaaagacctgagactgggacggagatttgtcttccaacaagacaatgatccaaaacataaagcaaaatctacaatggaatggttcaaaaatagacatatccaggtgttagaatggccaagtcaaagtccagacctgaatccaatcgagaatctgtggcaagaactgaaaactgctgttcacaaatgctctccatccaacctcaatgagcttgagctgttttgcaaggaggaatgggaaaaaatttcagtctctcgatgtgcaaaactgatagagacataccccaagcgacttacagctgtaatcgcagcaaaaggtggcgctacaaagtattaacttaagggggctgaataattttgcacgcccaatttttcagtttttgatttgttaaaaaagtttgaaatatccaataaatgtcgttccacttcatgattgtgtcccacttgttgttgattcttgacaaaaaaaaatacagttttatatctttatgtttgaagcctgaaatgtggcaaaaggtcgcaaagttcaagggggccgaatactttcgcaaggcactgtatataataaacacaggcttaggagatcttattaTACATTTTCTTCTATCTTCATCAACTAATGTCGCCTACTGGGAATTTCTAAGCAGTTGtaaatcaaaacaagcacataaaTCACACTAAAGCTTCaaaattcataaaggtcatgttaactgactggtattatctcatagaacaaaacatacaaGATTTCCCAAGCCGGttttaacctcagaccttattttctgaGTTTATTCCAAAATCCTATTCTTTCTCCTTTTAGTAACTAGATGTATAAAATGCTAACTAATTTCTGTTTTTTGGACTACAAGCTGGCAAGCTCTATGTGAACATCAAGTCACCATACTAAGCTTGAGAGGAAAGTTTTTGTAAATAAGTAAGGTTGGGTTtgaaaatgtttttagttttgttTTAGATTAATAAAAACAAATTTGCAGGTGATACAATTGGCATGACTATGCTTTTAT
This window encodes:
- the LOC139409883 gene encoding protein CutA homolog isoform X2, whose translation is MERRMAACINILPRTSTMYYWKGEIQDATEILMLVKTRTSKTQRLIDYVKSVHPYETPEVLSFPVEDGSLPYLKWVDEAVPDD